A window from Festucalex cinctus isolate MCC-2025b chromosome 12, RoL_Fcin_1.0, whole genome shotgun sequence encodes these proteins:
- the LOC144031779 gene encoding uncharacterized protein LOC144031779 — translation MLTPEKSGAQPSTSAQMTFHRTMTTTMGPMQDSLGQSSKEREDRAHSNVRPLVLRQRKLLLIGPKVTLLTVSRTKNVHQPIHPRKKDPKDSGWLEVDEFGWQPTIFPFAAKPGPRDAAAELNSHLPADILELFITDELLQHIVHHTNLYANQSMQKETDKNCCTRAMVSGVYATGRVTHGKKVLGEGPD, via the exons atgctaacaccggagaaaagtggtgcacaaccgagcacgtctgcacagatgacatttcatcggacgatgacgactactatgggtccgatgcaagacagtcttggacagtcttccaaagaacgtgaag atcgtgctcacagcaacgtccgaccgctggttctacgacaaagaaag ctcctactcatagggcccaaagtgacccttctcacagtgagcagaacaaag aatgtgcatcaaccaatacacccaagaaaaaaag atcccaaagattctggctggcttgaagttgatgaattcggctggcagccaaccatcttcccctttgctgcaaaaccaggaccaagggatgctgcagcagagctgaattcccacctgccagctgacatcctggagctcttcatcacggatgaacttctccagcacatcgttcatcataccaacctctacgcaaatcagtccatgcagaaggagactgacaaaaactgttgcacac gagctatggtGTCTGGGGTTTATGCCACTGGCAGGGTCACTCATGGCAAaaaggtcctaggtgaggggccagattAA